From one Rhodovulum sp. ES.010 genomic stretch:
- a CDS encoding DUF4169 family protein, translating to MAGGVVNLRAARKAKARAEKRARGDANAAKHGRTRARKAAEEADAACARKTLDAHRLEEE from the coding sequence ATGGCGGGCGGCGTCGTCAACCTGCGCGCCGCGCGGAAGGCGAAGGCGCGCGCCGAGAAGCGCGCCAGGGGTGACGCCAACGCCGCGAAGCACGGCCGGACCCGGGCGCGGAAGGCGGCGGAAGAGGCCGATGCCGCATGCGCCCGCAAGACGCTCGACGCCCACAGGCTGGAGGAGGAATGA
- a CDS encoding cytochrome c biogenesis CcdA family protein — protein MFGIELIDAGLIPAMLVALAAGLLSFLSPCVLPIVPPYLAYMGGISMGELTGTGARLRRSALLPALFFVLGLSTVFLLLGFTASAFGAFFLQNQQWFARIAGVVVIVFGLHFLGVFRIPILDREARLDAGDRGGSALGAYLLGLAFAFGWTPCIGPQLGAILSLAASEADVTRGTVLLAVYAAGLGIPFLLAALFIQRAMSVMNRLKRHMALIEKVMGGLLVAVGLALVTGAFSAFSYWLLETFPGLATLG, from the coding sequence ATGTTCGGAATCGAGTTGATCGATGCGGGGCTGATCCCGGCCATGCTGGTGGCGCTGGCCGCCGGCCTGCTGAGCTTTCTCAGCCCCTGCGTCCTGCCCATCGTGCCGCCTTACCTCGCCTATATGGGCGGGATCAGCATGGGCGAGTTGACCGGCACGGGCGCGCGACTCCGGCGCTCGGCGTTGCTGCCGGCGCTGTTCTTTGTGCTTGGGCTGTCGACGGTGTTCCTGTTACTAGGTTTCACCGCCTCGGCCTTCGGGGCCTTCTTCCTGCAGAACCAACAGTGGTTCGCGCGGATCGCCGGGGTCGTCGTCATCGTCTTCGGGCTGCATTTCCTCGGCGTGTTTCGCATTCCGATCCTCGACCGCGAGGCGCGGCTCGACGCCGGCGACCGGGGCGGTTCGGCGCTTGGCGCCTATCTCCTCGGCCTCGCCTTCGCCTTCGGCTGGACGCCCTGCATCGGCCCGCAGCTTGGCGCGATCCTCTCGCTCGCGGCATCCGAGGCCGACGTCACGCGCGGTACGGTTCTGCTGGCCGTCTACGCCGCCGGGCTGGGCATCCCTTTCCTGCTCGCAGCGCTGTTCATCCAGCGTGCAATGAGCGTGATGAACCGGCTCAAGCGCCACATGGCACTGATCGAGAAGGTGATGGGCGGGCTTCTTGTCGCGGTGGGGCTTGCGCTGGTGACCGGCGCTTTCAGCGCGTTCAGCTACTGGCTCTTGGAGACCTTCCCCGGACTGGCCACGCTCGGGTGA
- the fumC gene encoding class II fumarate hydratase yields the protein MTATRTETDSFGPLEVPADKYWGAQTQRSLLNFPIGWEKQPVAIVRALGVIKQACAEANMVLGTLDEDRGRAIVQAAGEVVEGRFDDNFPLVVWQTGSGTQSNMNANEVIANRAIEILCGVIGSKDPVHPNDHCNMGQSSNDTFPTAMHIAAAMTARDVLLPGLEKLAAGLEAKAEAFKDVIKIGRTHTQDATPLTLGQEFSGYAHQVRQGIARVKAALPGIYELAQGGTAVGTGLNTRTGWGEAVAANMSRITGLPFLTAPNKFEALAAHDAMVFMSGALATVAGSCYKIANDIRFLGSGPRSGLGELILPENEPGSSIMPGKVNPTQAEALTQVAAHVMGNDAAIKFAGSQGHFELNVYNPMMAYNLLQSMQLLGDAADSFTERMLNGIEANEPRIEKLMRESLMLVTALAPEIGYDNATKVAKTAHRNGTTLREEAVKLGFVDEATFDRVVRPEDMIGPKD from the coding sequence ATGACCGCCACCCGCACCGAGACCGACAGCTTCGGCCCGCTGGAGGTGCCCGCCGACAAGTACTGGGGCGCCCAGACCCAGCGCTCGCTGCTGAACTTCCCGATCGGCTGGGAGAAGCAGCCCGTCGCCATCGTCCGCGCGCTGGGCGTCATCAAGCAGGCCTGCGCCGAGGCGAACATGGTGCTTGGCACGCTGGACGAGGACCGCGGCCGCGCCATCGTGCAGGCCGCCGGCGAGGTCGTCGAGGGCCGGTTCGACGACAACTTCCCGCTGGTGGTCTGGCAGACCGGCTCGGGCACCCAGTCCAACATGAACGCCAACGAGGTAATCGCGAACCGCGCGATCGAGATCCTGTGCGGGGTGATCGGCTCGAAGGACCCGGTCCATCCGAACGACCACTGCAACATGGGGCAAAGCTCGAACGACACCTTCCCCACCGCGATGCACATCGCCGCCGCGATGACCGCGCGCGACGTCCTGCTGCCGGGGCTGGAAAAGCTGGCCGCGGGGCTCGAGGCGAAGGCGGAGGCGTTCAAGGACGTCATCAAGATCGGCCGCACCCATACCCAGGACGCAACCCCGCTGACGCTTGGCCAGGAATTCTCGGGCTATGCGCATCAGGTGCGCCAGGGCATCGCGCGGGTGAAGGCCGCGCTGCCGGGCATCTACGAACTGGCCCAGGGCGGCACGGCGGTCGGCACCGGGCTGAACACCAGAACGGGCTGGGGCGAGGCGGTAGCGGCCAACATGTCACGGATCACCGGCCTGCCCTTCCTGACCGCACCGAACAAGTTCGAGGCTCTGGCCGCGCATGACGCGATGGTGTTCATGTCGGGCGCGCTCGCGACGGTGGCGGGGTCGTGCTACAAGATCGCCAACGACATCCGGTTCCTCGGTTCGGGCCCGCGCTCGGGCCTCGGCGAGTTGATCCTGCCCGAGAACGAGCCCGGCTCCTCGATCATGCCGGGCAAGGTGAACCCGACCCAGGCCGAGGCGCTGACCCAGGTCGCCGCCCACGTCATGGGCAACGATGCCGCGATCAAGTTCGCCGGCTCCCAAGGTCATTTCGAACTCAACGTCTACAACCCGATGATGGCCTACAACCTGCTGCAGAGCATGCAGCTTCTGGGCGATGCCGCCGACAGCTTCACCGAGCGGATGCTGAACGGTATCGAGGCGAACGAGCCGCGGATCGAGAAGCTGATGCGGGAATCGCTGATGCTGGTGACCGCGCTGGCGCCCGAGATCGGCTATGACAACGCCACCAAGGTCGCCAAGACCGCGCACAGGAACGGCACGACGCTGCGCGAGGAGGCGGTGAAGCTGGGCTTCGTCGACGAGGCCACCTTCGACCGGGTGGTGCGGCCCGAAGACATGATCGGGCCGAAGGACTGA
- a CDS encoding ribbon-helix-helix domain-containing protein produces the protein MSARPVKRSLTLKGHRTSVSLEDEFWAAFREIAVERGIAVNALADEIDSNRDLETGLASAIRVFVLTHYRR, from the coding sequence ATGAGCGCCCGCCCGGTCAAGCGGTCGCTGACGCTGAAGGGGCACCGCACCTCGGTCTCGCTCGAGGACGAGTTCTGGGCCGCCTTCCGCGAGATCGCGGTCGAGCGCGGCATCGCGGTGAACGCGCTGGCCGACGAAATCGACTCAAACCGAGACCTGGAAACCGGCCTTGCCTCGGCGATCCGCGTCTTCGTCCTGACGCATTACCGCCGCTAG
- a CDS encoding sulfurtransferase TusA family protein — MTLTIEVDARGLRCPLPVLRARKALEELGPGGLLRLWADDAVAVIDVPLFCRDAGHEFLAMEEHEGAQLYLIRRG, encoded by the coding sequence ATGACGCTCACGATCGAGGTGGACGCGCGGGGACTGCGTTGCCCGCTTCCCGTACTCCGGGCACGCAAGGCGTTGGAGGAGTTGGGGCCGGGCGGGCTTCTGCGACTCTGGGCCGACGACGCGGTGGCGGTAATCGACGTGCCGCTTTTTTGCCGCGACGCCGGGCACGAGTTCCTCGCGATGGAAGAGCACGAGGGCGCACAGCTCTACCTGATCCGGCGGGGCTAG
- a CDS encoding IS630 family transposase, translating into MQALEQKRKDVADLRRIWIAKRQPFMANHLDRLAFVDETSVKTNMAKTTGWAPFGQRLVDHAPFGHWRTQTFVAALRHDRLDAPWIIDGAMNAEMFALYIETQLGPTLRKGDVVILDNLSSHKAPAAAASLRAIGTWFLFLPPYSPDLNPIEMAFSKLKSLIRKAAARTYDQLWAAVGHVCDLVSDQECYNYFKAAGYEAD; encoded by the coding sequence CTGCAGGCGCTTGAGCAGAAGCGCAAGGATGTCGCCGATCTGCGGCGCATCTGGATCGCGAAACGCCAGCCCTTCATGGCCAACCATCTGGACCGGCTGGCCTTTGTGGACGAGACCTCGGTCAAAACCAACATGGCCAAGACGACCGGCTGGGCCCCGTTCGGGCAGCGCCTCGTCGATCACGCGCCGTTCGGACATTGGCGCACCCAGACCTTCGTCGCGGCCCTGCGCCACGACCGGCTCGACGCACCATGGATCATCGACGGGGCGATGAACGCCGAGATGTTCGCCCTCTACATCGAAACCCAGCTGGGGCCGACGCTGCGCAAAGGCGACGTTGTCATTCTCGACAACCTGTCGAGCCATAAGGCCCCGGCCGCAGCGGCGTCCCTGCGTGCGATTGGCACCTGGTTCCTGTTCTTGCCGCCTTACAGCCCGGACCTGAACCCCATCGAAATGGCGTTCTCAAAGCTGAAGTCGCTCATAAGGAAGGCAGCCGCGCGAACCTACGATCAACTTTGGGCGGCCGTCGGCCATGTCTGCGACCTCGTCTCAGACCAAGAATGCTACAACTACTTCAAGGCGGCCGGCTATGAGGCCGATTAA
- a CDS encoding helix-turn-helix domain-containing protein: MGKPHPIELRERVVAFVDEGHGHREAARHFRVSPKFVNELIKLRRETGSLKPRPQGNGGGHGKLAGVTGWIEARVAAKGEITLDELAVELAETHGIEVHRGTIWRVLRGLGLTHEKRPAGA; the protein is encoded by the coding sequence ATGGGCAAACCACATCCGATAGAGCTACGCGAGCGTGTCGTCGCGTTTGTGGACGAAGGTCATGGGCATCGCGAAGCGGCACGGCACTTCCGAGTATCGCCGAAGTTCGTGAACGAGCTGATCAAACTGCGTCGCGAGACCGGATCACTCAAGCCCCGGCCCCAAGGCAATGGCGGCGGGCACGGCAAGCTTGCGGGCGTGACCGGCTGGATCGAAGCCCGCGTCGCCGCCAAGGGCGAGATCACGCTCGATGAATTGGCCGTTGAGCTGGCCGAAACCCATGGCATCGAGGTCCATCGCGGCACGATCTGGCGGGTGCTGCGCGGGCTTGGTCTGACGCACGAAAAAAGACCTGCAGGCGCTTGA
- a CDS encoding SspB family protein gives MADRIDYGNLMHAAMRGLIRQVLSKVAAEGLPGEHHFFITFDTNAEDVDIADWLRDRYPDEMTVVLQHWFDNLEVDEDGFAVTLNFGDSPEPLYIPFDAIRTFVDPSVEFGLRFETQESQADDDENESAENQHRPEADEDAEAQTSGEAEVVSLDKFRK, from the coding sequence ATGGCCGACAGGATCGACTATGGCAACCTCATGCATGCCGCGATGCGCGGGCTGATCCGGCAGGTTCTGTCCAAGGTCGCCGCAGAAGGTCTGCCCGGCGAACACCATTTCTTCATCACCTTCGACACCAACGCGGAAGATGTCGACATCGCCGACTGGCTGCGCGACCGCTATCCCGACGAAATGACCGTCGTCCTGCAGCACTGGTTCGACAATCTCGAAGTGGACGAGGACGGGTTCGCGGTGACGCTCAACTTCGGCGACAGCCCCGAGCCGTTGTATATTCCGTTCGACGCGATCCGCACCTTCGTCGATCCCTCGGTGGAGTTCGGGCTGCGTTTTGAGACGCAGGAGAGCCAAGCGGACGACGACGAAAACGAGAGCGCCGAAAACCAGCATCGCCCCGAGGCCGACGAGGACGCGGAGGCACAGACGTCCGGCGAGGCCGAGGTGGTCAGCCTCGACAAGTTCAGAAAATAA